The Apium graveolens cultivar Ventura chromosome 6, ASM990537v1, whole genome shotgun sequence genome contains a region encoding:
- the LOC141665528 gene encoding uncharacterized protein LOC141665528 encodes MDDDMSHQIMVCVSSKHMWETIELLMEGTEDVRQNRLDILTSQYEAFKSLPGESITQVFERLNKLLNELSIHGKTYPQREVNRKFMLVLPHHLENKASSIRERVDFETMTLEKLYVSGIKERDITVEKPKSKAETLFEAEMDDGNLFGSPSDYYTTEELQSMKDPTMANLAGMFSNIRFRRKQGFRGSGSSNRGQRSSPSSGSGYKTWMVDRSKFRCYNCDEVGHFATECRKSQQGKDKDKTYQKKDSGSSRKYPVKSYISEGKSWDDTDDEEEQYGNLALMA; translated from the exons atggatgatgatatgaGTCACCAAATTATGGTCTGTGTGAGTTCAAAGCACATGTGGGAAACCATAGAACTGCTTATGGAAGGAACTGAAGATGTCAGGCAAAATCGATTGGATATCTTGACTTCACAATATGAGGCCTTTAAGTCCTTGCCTGGAGAAAGTATTACTCAAGTCTTTGAAAGACTGAACAAGCTATTAAACGAATTAAGTATTCATGGCAAGACTTATCCTCAGAGAGAAGTCAACAGGAAGTTTATGCTTGTCTTACCTCACCATCTAGAGAACAAGGCTTCATCTATTCGTGAGCGTGTTGACTTCGAAACcatgacacttgagaagttgTATG TCAGTGGAATCAAAGAGCGTGACATTACTGTTGAAAAGCCTAAGTCTAAAGCTGAAACGCTCTTTGAAGCAGAGATGGATGATGGAAACCTCTTTGGGAGTCCAAGTGATTACTACACCACTGAGGAGCTACAAAGTATGAAAGATCCCACTATGGCCAACTTAGCTGGGATGTTCAGTAATATCAGGTTTAGAAGAAAACAAGGCTTTAGGGGTTCTGGAAGCAGCAACCGAGGTCAGAGGTCAAGTCCATCTTCTGGATCAGGTTACAAGACATGGATGGTTGATAGAAGCAAgttcagatgctataactgtgatgaggtTGGGCACTTTGCCACTGAGTGCAGAAAGTCTCAGCAAGGAAAGGATAAAGACAAAACTTATCAGAAGAAGGACTCAGGTAGCTCAAGGAAGTATCCAGTGAAATCTTACATATCTGAGGGGAAGagctgggatgacactgatgatgaagaagagcaatATGGAAATCTTGCATTGATGGCATAA